A section of the Aricia agestis chromosome 4, ilAriAges1.1, whole genome shotgun sequence genome encodes:
- the LOC121726335 gene encoding uncharacterized protein LOC121726335 — MHLFTLERRSLGESLTWEELSRVRKLGQEWLLRRWGEDLAQAQYGQRTAEALRPVLVAWMRRKRKSLTFRLTQVLTGHGCFGAYLCKVARREPTPVCHDCGAAEDTAQHTLEVCDRWAVQRHDLVAVLGGDLSLPSMVRCMLESDEAWQAAVSFCETVLSQKEAAERNREDDPSSVPLRRRRTGVRRRR; from the coding sequence ATGCACCTCTTCACTTTAGAGAGGAGGTCACTTGGTGAGTCGCTGACGTGGGAGGAGCTTTCGCGGGTGCGGAAGCTGGGGCAGGAATGGCTGCTTCGAAGGTGGGGTGAGGACCTGGCGCAGGCCCAGTACGGTCAACGTACTGCTGAGGCTCTGCGTCCAGTTCTTGTGGCATGGATGCGCCGCAAGAGAAAGTCCCTCACTTTCCGCCTTACACAGGTACTCACCGGACACGGTtgtttcggtgcgtacttgtgtaaggtcgccaggagagAGCCAACGCCAGTCTGCCACGACTgtggcgctgcggaggacacggcccagcacaccctcgaggtgtgcgatcgttgggccgtgcagcgccacgatctcGTGGCGGTGCTAGGTGGAGACCTCTCTctcccgagcatggtgcgctgcatgctcgagagtgaTGAGgcttggcaggcggcggtctctttctgtgaaaccgtcctttcacagaaagaggccgcggagcggaacagagaggatgacccttcctccgttccgctccgccggcgtaggacgggagtgcggaggcgtcgc